In the genome of Sphingomonas naphthae, one region contains:
- a CDS encoding glycoside hydrolase family 16 protein codes for MRFATPAGLCATALLACAMPLRADPPAGLALEPSFTENFDSPRLDPARWTTNFGGTGQRSENVAKRSLYGNRERQLYFDKAFLGAGIDPFTIRRGILTITARPLPAPVQARVQAALAKQPAKIQQSALKDVRYSSGLITTAGSFSQAYGYFEMRARWTMGKGVWPAFWLLPAGGGWPPEIDVIEAHGDKPTTAFQSLHSRLQKAITRKVAMDGSAAQFHDYGVLWTPETLDYYIDGRKTASIPTSKDAAKPMYLLANLAIGGHWPGDPDATTVMPARMEIDHIRAWRFRTPPG; via the coding sequence ATGCGATTCGCGACCCCCGCCGGCCTTTGCGCCACGGCGCTGCTCGCCTGCGCGATGCCGCTGCGGGCCGATCCGCCGGCCGGGCTGGCGCTGGAGCCCAGCTTCACCGAGAATTTCGACAGCCCCCGGCTCGATCCGGCGCGCTGGACGACCAATTTCGGCGGCACCGGCCAGCGCAGCGAGAATGTCGCCAAGCGGAGCCTCTACGGCAATCGCGAGAGGCAGCTCTATTTCGACAAGGCGTTTCTGGGCGCGGGCATCGATCCCTTCACGATCCGGCGCGGCATCCTGACGATCACCGCCAGGCCGCTGCCGGCGCCGGTGCAGGCCCGGGTGCAGGCCGCGCTCGCCAAGCAGCCGGCCAAGATCCAGCAAAGCGCGCTGAAGGACGTGCGCTACTCATCCGGCCTCATCACCACCGCCGGCAGCTTCTCGCAGGCCTATGGCTATTTCGAGATGCGCGCGCGCTGGACGATGGGGAAGGGGGTGTGGCCCGCCTTCTGGCTGCTCCCCGCCGGCGGCGGCTGGCCGCCCGAGATCGACGTGATCGAGGCGCATGGCGACAAGCCGACCACCGCCTTCCAGAGCCTCCATTCCAGGCTGCAAAAGGCGATCACCCGCAAGGTCGCGATGGACGGCTCCGCGGCGCAATTCCACGATTATGGCGTGCTGTGGACGCCCGAGACCCTCGATTATTATATCGACGGCCGGAAGACCGCCTCGATCCCGACGAGCAAGGATGCGGCGAAACCCATGTACCTGCTCGCCAACCTTGCGATCGGTGGCCATTGGCCGGGCGACCCGGACGCGACGACGGTGATGCCCGCCCGGATGGAGATCGATCACATCCGCGCGTGGCGCTTCAGGACGCCGCCGGGCTAA